From the Streptomyces sp. Tu 2975 genome, one window contains:
- a CDS encoding transglycosylase SLT domain-containing protein: MLEGNRVSRISVRGFAVASATAVTTVGAVVGVASGNTQPSGDNLEATAADATLLADIPMGEQAQIQVSSLTQQADAQAAAADAAAKKSAEESARLQAAETAKAKKEAAEEKAKKEREEAAAAEARANRDAVRDASSFSTQASYTIAEVKAMARQMVPADQFQCFSNIVDHESSWNYRAQNPSSGAYGLVQALPGSKMSTAGADWQTNPATQIKWGLNYMDSRYDSPCGAWSFWQANHWY; this comes from the coding sequence ATGCTGGAAGGAAACCGTGTGAGCCGGATCTCGGTCCGGGGATTCGCAGTGGCTTCGGCTACTGCGGTCACCACCGTCGGCGCCGTCGTCGGCGTCGCGTCGGGCAACACTCAGCCCTCGGGCGACAACCTCGAGGCGACTGCCGCCGACGCGACGCTTCTCGCGGACATTCCCATGGGCGAGCAGGCCCAGATCCAGGTGTCGTCCCTGACGCAGCAGGCCGATGCACAGGCCGCTGCCGCGGACGCGGCTGCGAAGAAGTCCGCCGAGGAATCGGCACGCCTCCAGGCTGCCGAAACCGCCAAGGCGAAGAAGGAAGCCGCCGAGGAGAAGGCGAAGAAGGAGCGCGAGGAGGCCGCGGCCGCCGAGGCCCGCGCCAACCGCGACGCCGTCCGCGACGCTTCGAGCTTCTCCACCCAGGCGTCCTACACCATCGCCGAGGTCAAGGCGATGGCACGCCAGATGGTGCCCGCCGACCAGTTCCAGTGCTTCAGCAACATCGTGGACCACGAGTCCAGCTGGAACTACCGCGCGCAGAACCCGTCTTCCGGTGCGTACGGTCTCGTCCAGGCGCTGCCGGGCTCCAAGATGTCGACGGCAGGCGCCGACTGGCAGACCAACCCGGCCACCCAGATCAAGTGGGGCCTGAACTACATGGACAGCCGCTACGACAGCCCGTGCGGCGCCTGGTCGTTCTGGCAGGCGAACCACTGGTACTAG
- a CDS encoding AI-2E family transporter — protein MSKVPGWLGRVGAGLTRMGERLEERRNEGAPDTDDELLGGAPRSPESVPPPPAYAPAVSARPDPVAAIPWGMRVAAEAGWRLLVLAGTLWVLMRAISAVQLVVLAFAAALLVTAMLQPTVVRLCRLGLPRGFATAVTAILGFVVMGLVGWFVVWQVMDNLDNLSDRVRDGIDELKRWLLDSPFHVTESQINDIAQNLSDTIGTNTEEITSAGLQGVSVMVEVVTGILLAMFSTLFLLYDGRRIWEWVLKLVPAQAREGVAGAGPRAWRTLTAYVRGTVIVALIDAIFIGLGIYFLDVPLAVPLAVFIFLFAFIPLVGAVVSGALAVVVALVTQGVFTALMVLVVVLAVQQIEGHVLQPFILGRAVRVHPLAVVLAVACGGLTAGIGGAVVAVPLVAVTNTVVGYLRVYGREQALRHSPPPHGSTSLDAAAATAAAEEARPAQGRTPEEPE, from the coding sequence ATGTCGAAGGTTCCAGGATGGCTCGGCCGAGTGGGCGCCGGGCTGACCCGGATGGGAGAGCGGTTGGAGGAGCGCCGTAACGAGGGCGCCCCGGACACCGACGACGAGCTGCTCGGCGGCGCCCCGCGGTCCCCGGAGAGCGTTCCCCCGCCGCCGGCGTACGCACCCGCCGTGTCGGCGAGACCCGACCCGGTCGCCGCCATCCCCTGGGGGATGCGCGTCGCGGCGGAGGCGGGCTGGCGGCTGCTCGTACTGGCGGGCACCCTCTGGGTGTTGATGCGGGCGATCAGCGCCGTGCAGCTGGTGGTGCTGGCGTTCGCGGCCGCCTTGCTCGTCACCGCGATGCTTCAGCCGACCGTCGTCCGGCTGTGCAGGCTCGGCCTCCCGCGGGGCTTCGCCACCGCGGTGACGGCGATCCTCGGCTTCGTCGTCATGGGCCTGGTCGGCTGGTTCGTGGTGTGGCAGGTGATGGACAACCTGGACAACCTCTCCGACCGCGTCAGGGACGGCATCGACGAGCTGAAGCGCTGGCTCCTGGACAGTCCGTTCCATGTGACGGAGAGCCAGATCAACGACATCGCGCAGAACCTCAGCGACACCATCGGGACCAACACCGAGGAGATCACCTCGGCCGGTCTCCAGGGTGTGAGCGTGATGGTCGAGGTGGTCACCGGGATACTGCTGGCGATGTTCTCCACGCTGTTCCTGCTGTACGACGGCAGGCGTATCTGGGAGTGGGTGCTCAAGCTCGTCCCCGCGCAGGCGCGGGAGGGCGTCGCCGGCGCCGGACCGCGTGCCTGGCGCACCCTGACCGCGTACGTCCGCGGCACGGTGATAGTGGCACTGATCGACGCGATCTTCATCGGCCTCGGGATCTACTTCCTCGATGTGCCGCTCGCCGTGCCGCTCGCCGTGTTCATCTTTCTCTTCGCCTTCATCCCCCTGGTCGGCGCGGTCGTCTCCGGTGCTCTCGCGGTGGTCGTCGCGCTGGTCACCCAGGGCGTGTTCACGGCGCTCATGGTGCTGGTCGTCGTCCTCGCCGTCCAGCAGATCGAGGGCCATGTGCTGCAGCCGTTCATCCTGGGCCGCGCGGTGCGGGTGCACCCGCTCGCCGTGGTGCTCGCCGTGGCCTGTGGTGGTCTGACCGCCGGTATCGGCGGCGCGGTGGTGGCGGTCCCGCTGGTCGCCGTGACCAACACGGTCGTCGGCTATCTGCGGGTGTACGGCAGGGAACAGGCGCTGCGCCACTCCCCGCCGCCGCACGGCTCGACGTCCCTCGACGCGGCGGCGGCGACGGCCGCGGCGGAGGAGGCCCGGCCCGCGCAGGGCCGGACACCTGAGGAGCCGGAGTGA